The DNA window GGGCGGCCTCGGTGATCTTCGTCCACAACCACCCCTCCGGGTCCCTGCTCCCGAGCGAGCAGGATCGGGCCGTGACCAGGCAACTGGTCGAGGCCGGTAAAATTCTTGGCATCGCGGTTCTCGACCATCTGATCATCTCTAAAAAGGGATTTCTCTCGATGAAGGAGCAGGGGTTGATCTGAGGATCAGGGGGTGCTGATCAGCAGTCTCCCGAGTGTCTCTCCCTTTGTATACGCCTCGTCGACCAGGTCCGGGTAGTTGCGCAGGTTCTGTTTCTGGTCCATGTCATTGATCAGCAACTGATCGGCAAATCTCATCCCGATGATGTCGAAGAATGCAGCCACACTCAGCAATGCCCCGGAGAAGACGTCCTTCCTGTTCATCCCTGAGATCGCAATGAAGAGTCCCTGTCGCTGCTTCTCACGCTCTGCACTGACCAGTGGTTGCCGTCTGACATACTTTGCCATAAAGAAGACCTGGAACCGGTCCATAAAACACTTCAGTTCACCTGGTATCCCCATCGTCATGATCGGGGTGGCGATGATCAATCCGTCGCAGTCTCTGATCTTCCCATACACCGGGATCATATCGTCCTCGACTTCGCAGATCGGGTGGTCTTTACAGTGCATCATCTCCATACATCCAGAGATCTGCATCTGCGAGACGATGATCTTCTCGACGGCGCATCCGGCTTTTTCAGCCCCCTGAAGGGCAGTATCCAGAAGCAATGCGGTGTTCCCCTCTTCAAGCGGGCTGCCGAGTATCCCAATGACTCTCTTCTCCATGGCAGTCTGTATTATCGCAGCATAATATAAGATCTGCTGTCAGAATTCAGCGTAATGAAGGAAAAATGGTCAATAACGCAATTCATATATAGTTCAGGTGTCTATGAACCATTCGGTGAGAACTCTGACAGAAGGAGATCATGTTAAAGCAGGGAACAAGGTTAGTCCAGGAAAATATGTCTGTATCGACTGCGGTTATGAAACCGAACTCTCGGATACAGAACAGGACCTGCGGAAGTGTCCGAAGTGCTCGTGCGAAGAGTACCAGTGCTTCCCGATGACGCATATCAGGCCTGACATCAAGACCGTCGAAGATGTGCAGCACCCTCCGAAGAGAGGGGACAGCGCTCAGTAATTGGGGTATTTCAGAAGAGATCCGGCAGTGCCGGAACATGGGAGATCATTATGGTGAATGTATCGAAAGTTGGGCAGGTTTACGTCTGTAATATCTGTGGAAATGTTGTGGAAGTCAAGGAAGTCGGCGGCGGCGAACTGATCTGCTGCGGTGAACCGATGACTATCAGAGAGTGATTCTATGGATCAGAAGATGAATGAACTGGAAGAGAAGATCGGCAAGGTGCCAAAGATCTTCAAGGATCTCAAGGATACCAACCCTGACCTGTTTGCAAGTGTGATGGGTCTGGACCAGCTGGTCTGGGCAGATGGTGCGATCTCGCGCCAGCAGAAGAAGTTGATTGCCATCGCTGTTGCGGCGGCGATGCGTGATCAGCATGCTGTTCGGGCACAACTGGCCGGGGCTGCAAATCTCGGGGTCACCCTCGATCAGATTGAAGAAGCGCTCCGTGTCACGTTCCTGCTCGCGGGGATGCCGGCCTATGTCTATGGCAGGGCTGCAGCAGAAGAGATCTGTAAGAAGTAAGGGGTTTTTGGAATGGAACTTGAAGATGCATGTGGATGCGGGTGTGAAGATGAGTACGCGGCGATGCCGATCCTCGGTGAACCTGCGCCAGATTTTACCGCCCTGACCACACAGGGTGAGTTGAAACTCTCTGATCTGAAAGGGAAGTGGGTCGTCCTCTTCTCACATCCAGCTGACTTTACGCCGGTCTGTACAACCGAATTCATGGGTTTTGCCGCAGTCGCTGATGAGTTGAAGGCACTGAATGTGCAGTTGATTGGTCTCTCCATTGACAGTGTCTCCGCACATCTCGCCTGGATCCATGCGATCGAGGAGAAGATGGGTGTCGAGATCCCGTTTCCGGTGATTGCAGACCTCGATATGCGGATAGCGTCACGATACGGGATGATCCATCCGGCGATGTCAAACACCGCGACGGTCCGTTCTGTCTTCTTCATCGATGACAAGGGGATCCTTCGGGCAATGATCTACTACCCGCAGACGAATGGTCGATATATCCCTGAGATTATCCGCCTGGTGAAGGCCCTGCAGACCACCGACGCCCATGGGGTTTCAACGCCTGTCAACTGGCAGCCTGGCGAGAAGGTCGTCGTCGCCCCGCCAAAGACAGTCGCCCAGATGAAGGCCCGTGCTGGCGAGGGCTATGAGTGCAAGGATTGGTACCTCTGCTATAAATCGGTCTGACCCCTCATGGGGTCGATCTCTAATGAACAACCTTTTTTAATTCAGATCTGCAAATAGCAGAGACTATGGAGATCAAGGTGCTCGCCTTTGCCGCAAGCCCACGCCGGCACGGAAACTCTGAGACCCTCCTCGACTGGGTTATTGCAGCGATGGAGAAGAAGGACGGCGTCGTGGTGGAGAAGGTGGTGCTGAACGAGGCGGATGTGCACCCGTGTAAGGGGTGCAATGCCTGTGAGAGATTGAACCGGTGCGTGCAGGACGACGGCATGACCCCCCTTTATGATTCGATTGTCGATGCAGATGTCGTGATAGTGGCCCTGCCCATCTACTGTATGGGGGTCTGTGCACAGGTCAAAGCTCTGATCGATCGGGCTCAGGTCTTCCGGTCGCGGAAGTACGTGTTGCATCTCCCGGTCATCCCGGTTGAACGGGTCGGGAAACGGGTAGGGTTGTTGATCGCGACTGCCGGGCAGACCTGGCCGTATGTCTTCGATGGAGCTCTCCCCTCGGTGAAGTGCTTCTTCCATGTCAGCGCTATCCGGGACCCGGAGATGAAGTATCTGCTGATCAACGGGGTCGACGAGGCCGGGGCAGTCAAGGCCCATCCGACCGCACGGACAGAGGCCGAAGCGATCGCCGATCAGACGATCGCCCTGATCACGGAGCGTCTCTCTTCATGACCGCAGTTCGGGTGCTCGGTGTGCTTGGATCTCCACATCGGCATGGCAACACTGAGGTGCTGCTCGATCACTTCCTTGCCGGGGCTCAGGAGGCTGGGGGTGAGATTGAAAAGGTGGTGCTGATCAATCTACAGTATCGTCCGTGCAGGGGGTGCAACGCCTGCCATAAAACCGGGATCTGCGTGCTGCATGACGATGCCATCCCACTGATCGAACGGATGGCCGGCATCGACTGCTGTGTGATTGCCTCTCCAATCTACAGTATGGGGATCACCGCGGAACTGAAGGCGCTGGTCGACCGGGGACAGTATCTCTGGGCACAGCGCTGGATCTTAAAGACCCGGCCGGAGAAACTGGCCGATCCTGCCTGCCGGCGCGGGGTCTTCCTCTCGACCGCCGGTCTCTCCAAGGAGACCGTCTTCGATGCAGCCCTTCCGGTGATGACCGCATTCTTTCATGGCCTTGGGTTTGCAGACTATGAACGGCTGACTGTGAACGGGATGGACCGGTATGGGGGGATTGAGGGCCACCCAACCGCACTCGTCGACGCATCGAACCTCGGAGAATCAGTCGTCAGAGATCTTCAGGGTCAGTGTTCTGTCCGACCCGAAGCGATGGCCCCCGGGTCTCGATGACCCGTTGCACGATCCTTCTGGAGCTGCAGAGCACCCGGTCCCCGTAGCCACCGATCCTGACCACCTCAGCAGAGAGTGACCGGGCCTTCAACGCTTCGGTCAGCACTGCCGGGTCGAAGTTCTGATTGAACCCGAGTGTGATCACGTCCGGCCTGATCGCCTCGATCGGCCGGAACATATCGGTGGTGTCCCCGAGCAGGGCATGGTCCACCGGTTTTAATGCTGCAACCATCTGCAGCCGCTGCTCTTCCGGGATGATCGGTCGGGGTTTGTGCTTGACATTCCGGTCCCTGGCCACGATCACATACAGTTCGTCCCCGAGTTTCTTCGACTCCTGCAGATAGAAGAGGTGACCGGGGTGGAGGAGGTCGAAGGTCCCGGTTGCGACGATGCGCCTTATGGGATCACCTCAAGCGGGTAACGCTCGCCATCTGCTGTAAAACAGACCCAGTCCACTTCATCATAGGGATACCCGATGATCAGGTTATAACGTCCTGCCCGGGGGAAAAACGATAGATCCGCATCGGAGGGATACAGCACCCCATTGGGGTGGCTGTGGGCGGACCCACACTTGTGGGTGTCCAGGGGCATCATCTCCATGAAGACGCTGGCTGAGGTCTCCCCGCTGATGGTGCCCGGTACCAGGGAGATCTCGTCGATCACCCCGTCCCGCTCGCTCAACAGCCCGACAAATTCATAGGGATGGCGGTCCTTTCCCATCTCAAGGAGGAGATCGAGGAGATCCCTGCTGATCCCGGTGACTTTCATAGCTCTCCAGCGTAGGAGATACTGGCAGATAAAACCCGGAGATTCTGTTCCGGGTTTCGGGCGTGACCATTATCGTCTCCTGCCATTTCAGTTTTTATAAGCATAATCGATCGCAAAAGCGACATCTGGGCGACGACCTTTTCGGTCTGGTCTGCATATGATCGAAAAAAAGGGGCGTTCACTCGACAGTAACGCTCTTGGCCAGGTTTCTGGGTTTATCGATATCACGGTTCAGGGCGACTGCGGTATGATAGGCGAGCATCTGCAACACCACTGAGGTGGCCAGCACCTGTACGAGTTCATGTGATTCAGGGATCGGGATGAAAACGTCGACGATCTCGGAGAGTTCCAGGTCCCCATTCACACCGATCGCGATGATCGGTGCGCCGCGGGCTTTCATCTCCTTTATATTGGAGACCATCACCGGATAGGTATTCCCAGGCGAGCAGAGGGCGACCACTGGGGTCTGTGGGGAGAGGAGTGCGAAGGGACCGTGCTTCAACTCGCCGGCAGCGTAGCCTTCTGCATGGATGTACGAGATCTCCTTCATCTTCAGTGCCCCTTCGAGGGCGATCGGGTAGAAGAGTCCCCTGCCAACGTAGAAGATATGCTCTGCAGGACTGCAGATCTCCACTGCCTTTTTGGTATCGGTCAGCAGGGCCTCCTCGATCACACTGTTTGCATGGGTCAGCACCCCGGTCAGGTCTCCATCATGGAGGAGGTTCGCGATCTGCATCAGCACTGCCAGCTGCGCGATGAATGATTTGGTGGCGGCGACACTGATCTCCGGGCCAGCTCGCATGAAGAGAGTATGGTCCGCCATCCTGGTCACCGTCGAGCCGAGAACGTTGGTGATGGCCAGGGTCGGACAGTTAT is part of the Methanosphaerula palustris E1-9c genome and encodes:
- a CDS encoding flavodoxin family protein, with the protein product MEKRVIGILGSPLEEGNTALLLDTALQGAEKAGCAVEKIIVSQMQISGCMEMMHCKDHPICEVEDDMIPVYGKIRDCDGLIIATPIMTMGIPGELKCFMDRFQVFFMAKYVRRQPLVSAEREKQRQGLFIAISGMNRKDVFSGALLSVAAFFDIIGMRFADQLLINDMDQKQNLRNYPDLVDEAYTKGETLGRLLISTP
- a CDS encoding zinc ribbon-containing protein codes for the protein MNHSVRTLTEGDHVKAGNKVSPGKYVCIDCGYETELSDTEQDLRKCPKCSCEEYQCFPMTHIRPDIKTVEDVQHPPKRGDSAQ
- a CDS encoding desulfoferrodoxin FeS4 iron-binding domain-containing protein — translated: MVNVSKVGQVYVCNICGNVVEVKEVGGGELICCGEPMTIRE
- a CDS encoding carboxymuconolactone decarboxylase family protein, producing MDQKMNELEEKIGKVPKIFKDLKDTNPDLFASVMGLDQLVWADGAISRQQKKLIAIAVAAAMRDQHAVRAQLAGAANLGVTLDQIEEALRVTFLLAGMPAYVYGRAAAEEICKK
- a CDS encoding peroxiredoxin; the encoded protein is MELEDACGCGCEDEYAAMPILGEPAPDFTALTTQGELKLSDLKGKWVVLFSHPADFTPVCTTEFMGFAAVADELKALNVQLIGLSIDSVSAHLAWIHAIEEKMGVEIPFPVIADLDMRIASRYGMIHPAMSNTATVRSVFFIDDKGILRAMIYYPQTNGRYIPEIIRLVKALQTTDAHGVSTPVNWQPGEKVVVAPPKTVAQMKARAGEGYECKDWYLCYKSV
- a CDS encoding flavodoxin family protein; protein product: MEIKVLAFAASPRRHGNSETLLDWVIAAMEKKDGVVVEKVVLNEADVHPCKGCNACERLNRCVQDDGMTPLYDSIVDADVVIVALPIYCMGVCAQVKALIDRAQVFRSRKYVLHLPVIPVERVGKRVGLLIATAGQTWPYVFDGALPSVKCFFHVSAIRDPEMKYLLINGVDEAGAVKAHPTARTEAEAIADQTIALITERLSS
- a CDS encoding flavodoxin family protein, with the protein product MTAVRVLGVLGSPHRHGNTEVLLDHFLAGAQEAGGEIEKVVLINLQYRPCRGCNACHKTGICVLHDDAIPLIERMAGIDCCVIASPIYSMGITAELKALVDRGQYLWAQRWILKTRPEKLADPACRRGVFLSTAGLSKETVFDAALPVMTAFFHGLGFADYERLTVNGMDRYGGIEGHPTALVDASNLGESVVRDLQGQCSVRPEAMAPGSR
- a CDS encoding adenylyltransferase/cytidyltransferase family protein; the protein is MRRIVATGTFDLLHPGHLFYLQESKKLGDELYVIVARDRNVKHKPRPIIPEEQRLQMVAALKPVDHALLGDTTDMFRPIEAIRPDVITLGFNQNFDPAVLTEALKARSLSAEVVRIGGYGDRVLCSSRRIVQRVIETRGPSLRVGQNTDPEDL
- a CDS encoding Mov34/MPN/PAD-1 family protein produces the protein MKVTGISRDLLDLLLEMGKDRHPYEFVGLLSERDGVIDEISLVPGTISGETSASVFMEMMPLDTHKCGSAHSHPNGVLYPSDADLSFFPRAGRYNLIIGYPYDEVDWVCFTADGERYPLEVIP